From a region of the Thiorhodovibrio winogradskyi genome:
- the pap gene encoding polyphosphate:AMP phosphotransferase, whose amino-acid sequence MFEATKVGRSVSKEEFKEQRDELRTQLLEVQRQLRETHIPVVVIVAGVEAAGKGEVVNRLNEWLDSRGLQTFAYWDLSDEERERPRYWRFWRSLPPRGELAVLFGGWYLAPIEHRFRGLCDDAALDAELSRIVDFERMLTQDGALVVKFWFHLSEKDQKRRLKELSRDDRSRWKMLPEKSKFSEQYQLFEHVAERVIRQTDRGIAPWYLIEATDNRYRDLTVGKTLLQAIRARIAQPLPMEPPPTADPLDLPDSAPAQITLLDQLDLTQKLERDLYKSELKRLQAEINELTWTAYKKQRTTVLVFEGMDAGGKGGAIRRITSAVDARLYRAIPVAAPTDEEKAHHYLWRFWRHIPRAGYMIIYDRSWYGRVLVERVEGFASEAEWRRAYSEINDFEEQLVEQGAILLKFWLQVSDEEQLARFHDREKTPYKQYKITDEDWRNREKAPQYKAAVNEMVARTSTEYAPWTLVEGDDKPFARIKVLSTICERLRAALAEDVLTSMRTVKRCGDHPERLAETESGD is encoded by the coding sequence ATGTTCGAGGCCACGAAAGTCGGTCGCTCGGTCAGTAAAGAGGAATTCAAGGAGCAGCGCGATGAGTTGCGCACCCAGTTGCTGGAGGTGCAACGCCAACTGCGCGAAACCCATATTCCGGTGGTTGTGATCGTGGCTGGGGTGGAGGCCGCCGGCAAGGGTGAGGTGGTCAATCGGCTGAACGAGTGGCTCGACAGCCGCGGGCTGCAAACCTTTGCTTACTGGGACCTGAGCGACGAGGAGCGCGAGCGCCCGCGTTACTGGCGCTTTTGGCGCAGTCTGCCGCCGCGTGGGGAGTTGGCGGTGCTGTTTGGCGGCTGGTATCTGGCGCCCATTGAGCATCGTTTTCGTGGCTTGTGCGACGATGCCGCCTTGGATGCCGAGCTTTCGCGCATTGTTGACTTTGAGCGCATGCTGACGCAAGACGGCGCGCTGGTGGTGAAATTCTGGTTCCATCTGAGCGAAAAGGATCAGAAACGGCGGCTCAAGGAACTCTCGCGCGATGATCGCAGCCGCTGGAAGATGCTGCCGGAAAAGTCCAAATTCTCCGAGCAATATCAACTGTTTGAGCATGTCGCCGAGCGCGTCATCCGCCAGACCGACCGCGGCATCGCGCCCTGGTATCTGATTGAGGCGACCGACAACCGTTATCGCGATCTAACGGTGGGCAAGACGCTGTTGCAAGCCATTCGCGCACGCATTGCCCAGCCGTTACCGATGGAACCGCCGCCCACCGCCGACCCGCTCGACCTGCCCGACAGCGCGCCAGCACAAATCACCTTGCTCGATCAGCTCGATCTGACGCAGAAGCTCGAGCGCGACCTTTACAAGTCGGAACTCAAACGCCTGCAGGCGGAAATCAACGAGCTAACCTGGACGGCCTACAAAAAGCAACGGACCACTGTGCTGGTGTTCGAGGGGATGGATGCCGGCGGCAAAGGCGGTGCCATTCGGCGCATTACCAGCGCGGTGGATGCCAGGCTCTATCGCGCCATTCCGGTGGCGGCGCCGACGGACGAGGAGAAAGCCCATCATTATCTGTGGCGCTTCTGGCGCCATATCCCACGCGCGGGCTATATGATTATTTATGATCGCTCCTGGTACGGTCGGGTTCTGGTCGAGCGGGTCGAGGGCTTTGCCAGCGAGGCCGAATGGCGCCGCGCCTATAGCGAAATCAACGACTTTGAAGAGCAACTGGTTGAACAGGGCGCCATTTTGCTGAAGTTCTGGCTACAGGTCAGCGACGAGGAGCAACTCGCACGCTTCCACGACCGCGAGAAAACCCCCTACAAGCAGTACAAGATTACCGACGAGGATTGGCGTAATCGGGAGAAGGCGCCTCAGTACAAGGCGGCCGTCAATGAGATGGTCGCGCGCACCAGCACCGAGTACGCACCCTGGACTTTGGTGGAGGGCGATGACAAGCCCTTTGCCCGCATCAAGGTGTTATCCACCATTTGCGAGCGACTGCGCGCGGCTCTGGCGGAGGATGTTCTGACCTCCATGCGCACCGTGAAGCGCTGTGGTGATCATCCCGAGCGCCTTGCCGAGACCGAATCGGGCGACTGA
- a CDS encoding hemerythrin domain-containing protein, with translation MNTLDSYRDSHAELREMIDELQSLMSPEKLTVSPNAKVAYQMLCDLGQRVKRHLAEEDKELYPSLLIHEDPLTKSIAWGSILGEKPLRKSFEDYYKRWLRNCEFNFTDDFLGETYQLLEMIYQRLDHEEHVLFPKAVEIGALEGGRVRTRSARIAAR, from the coding sequence ATGAATACGCTCGATAGCTATCGGGACAGCCATGCGGAGCTGCGGGAGATGATCGATGAGCTGCAGTCGCTGATGAGCCCGGAGAAGCTGACAGTCAGTCCCAATGCCAAGGTCGCTTATCAGATGCTTTGTGATCTGGGTCAGCGAGTGAAACGTCATCTCGCCGAGGAGGACAAGGAACTCTATCCAAGTCTGCTGATTCACGAAGATCCGCTGACCAAGTCCATCGCTTGGGGCTCCATCCTTGGCGAAAAGCCGCTGCGCAAGAGCTTTGAGGACTACTACAAACGCTGGCTGAGGAACTGTGAGTTCAATTTCACGGACGACTTTCTGGGCGAAACCTATCAGCTCCTGGAGATGATTTATCAGCGGCTTGATCATGAGGAACATGTTTTGTTCCCGAAAGCGGTTGAAATTGGCGCCTTGGAAGGTGGACGCGTTCGGACCCGGTCCGCCAGAATCGCAGCGCGCTGA